The Urbifossiella limnaea genome has a window encoding:
- a CDS encoding polysaccharide deacetylase family protein, protein MTRSLLALLALAAPARALEPIPDRLVVLTFDDASKSHFTVARPLLQKHRFGATFFVTQGWDAATNTRDYMSWPEMARLHTDGFEVGNHTLGHTSVTDKTLRDLPAQLRGIDALCEKHGIPKPVSFAYPGNAISRDALAVLKEHGIRFARRGGSPEHPYKDGRGFAYEPGLDHPLLVPTAGDARPHWTLDDLKAAVSQARGGKIAVLQFHGVPDTAHDWVSTKADTFEAFLKHLADERYTVIAMRDLARYVDAGVTPTDPFGVIEDRKRLLERKADGGNARPAKDDADLRYWLDNALTHHRFTPAEAGAALGLTADEVTAAAARLKLGPAPERKAGDRLLVLPYPGGRHPRIGFRDGAIRPQREAKASVFAPWPGGGYAVADVPEAVWFEPEPKRPELLYLAHTHIPTTWDRRTVTLPPLEWTRGRDGSLSLERTFPNKVTLTATVAPGADGVRMTFRVANGSAEKLTGLRVQMCVMLAGLTGFDARTNENKVLAAPFAACRDATGRRWVVTGWERCGRAWGNPPCPCVHADPVVEDCPPGEARAVRGWLSFYEGADVAAELRRLAAVAFR, encoded by the coding sequence GTGACCCGATCCCTCCTGGCACTCCTCGCGCTCGCCGCCCCGGCCCGCGCCCTGGAGCCGATCCCCGACCGCCTCGTCGTCCTCACCTTCGACGACGCCAGCAAGTCGCACTTCACCGTGGCCCGGCCGCTGCTGCAAAAGCACCGCTTCGGCGCGACGTTCTTCGTCACCCAGGGGTGGGACGCGGCCACGAACACCCGCGACTACATGAGCTGGCCCGAGATGGCCCGGCTGCACACGGACGGCTTCGAGGTCGGCAACCACACCCTCGGGCACACGTCCGTCACCGACAAGACGCTGCGCGACCTGCCGGCCCAGCTCCGCGGCATCGACGCCTTGTGCGAGAAGCACGGCATCCCGAAGCCGGTCAGCTTCGCGTACCCCGGCAACGCGATCAGCCGCGACGCGCTGGCGGTGCTGAAGGAGCACGGCATCCGCTTCGCGCGCCGCGGCGGCAGCCCCGAGCACCCGTACAAGGACGGCCGCGGCTTCGCCTACGAGCCGGGCCTCGACCACCCGCTGCTGGTGCCGACCGCCGGCGACGCCCGCCCGCACTGGACGCTCGACGACCTGAAGGCGGCGGTGTCGCAGGCCCGCGGCGGCAAGATCGCCGTGCTGCAATTCCACGGCGTCCCGGACACGGCGCACGACTGGGTCAGCACGAAGGCCGACACGTTCGAGGCGTTCCTGAAGCACCTCGCGGACGAGCGGTACACCGTGATCGCGATGCGCGACCTGGCCCGCTACGTGGACGCGGGCGTGACGCCGACCGACCCGTTCGGCGTGATCGAGGACCGCAAGCGGCTGCTGGAGCGGAAGGCCGACGGCGGCAACGCCCGCCCCGCGAAGGACGACGCCGACCTGCGGTACTGGCTGGACAACGCGCTGACGCACCACCGCTTCACCCCGGCCGAGGCGGGTGCCGCACTCGGCCTGACCGCCGACGAGGTGACGGCCGCGGCGGCGCGGCTGAAGCTCGGCCCGGCGCCGGAGCGGAAGGCGGGCGACCGGCTGCTCGTGCTGCCGTACCCCGGCGGGCGGCACCCCCGAATCGGCTTCCGCGACGGGGCCATCCGGCCGCAGCGCGAGGCGAAGGCGAGCGTCTTCGCGCCGTGGCCCGGCGGCGGGTACGCGGTCGCCGACGTGCCCGAGGCCGTGTGGTTCGAGCCGGAGCCGAAGCGGCCCGAGCTGCTGTACCTCGCCCACACCCACATCCCGACCACCTGGGACCGGCGGACCGTGACGCTGCCGCCGCTGGAGTGGACGCGCGGCCGTGACGGCAGCCTGTCACTGGAGCGCACGTTCCCCAACAAGGTGACGCTGACCGCGACGGTGGCGCCGGGCGCGGACGGCGTGCGGATGACGTTTCGCGTGGCGAACGGGTCGGCGGAGAAGCTGACGGGGTTGCGGGTGCAGATGTGCGTGATGCTCGCCGGGCTCACCGGCTTCGACGCGCGGACGAACGAGAACAAGGTGCTGGCCGCGCCGTTCGCCGCGTGCCGCGACGCGACCGGGCGGCGCTGGGTCGTCACCGGCTGGGAGCGGTGCGGGCGGGCGTGGGGGAACCCGCCGTGCCCGTGCGTCCACGCCGACCCGGTGGTCGAAGACTGCCCGCCGGGCGAGGCGCGGGCGGTGCGCGGGTGGCTGTCCTTCTACGAGGGCGCGGACGTGGCCGCCGAGCTGCGGCGGCTGGCGGCGGTTGCCTTCCGCTGA
- a CDS encoding SPFH domain-containing protein: MRRPRLLLALALGAYLLTGLAQVRPEERAVVRRFGQVVARPHPGLWVGLPWGIDRVDRVPVRTARQVKAGATSEAPDAGQFLTGDQNLVNVSLVVDYAISETDQDLDDYVIHQDRVDAELAREAEAAAAEWAAGRGVDEALLTGSAELPAWVMARLPGRVDRLRLGVRVQRVSVAGLAPPDEVRVDFERVTQAQTGIRTKEFQARQEAEQRRRQADALKYKFEQEALVFRDGQVRQARADADDFLAQLAAYRTLKARDPDALSVIWWAEMTKALAGVRARGGRVEPLDAYLGKDGLDLTQFLTPRKR, translated from the coding sequence ATGCGTCGCCCCCGCCTGCTGCTGGCGCTCGCGCTCGGCGCGTACCTCCTCACCGGCCTCGCCCAGGTGCGGCCGGAGGAGCGCGCCGTCGTCCGCCGCTTCGGGCAGGTCGTCGCCCGCCCGCACCCCGGCCTGTGGGTCGGCCTGCCGTGGGGGATCGACCGCGTGGACCGCGTCCCCGTCCGCACGGCGCGGCAGGTGAAGGCCGGGGCCACCTCCGAGGCACCCGACGCCGGGCAATTCCTCACCGGCGACCAGAACCTCGTCAACGTCAGCCTCGTCGTCGACTACGCCATCAGCGAGACGGACCAGGACCTGGACGACTACGTCATCCACCAGGACCGCGTGGACGCGGAGCTGGCCCGCGAGGCGGAGGCGGCGGCGGCCGAGTGGGCGGCCGGCCGCGGCGTCGATGAGGCGCTACTGACCGGCAGCGCGGAGCTTCCCGCGTGGGTGATGGCGCGGCTGCCGGGGCGCGTGGACCGGCTGCGGCTCGGCGTGCGGGTGCAGCGCGTCAGCGTGGCCGGGCTGGCGCCGCCGGACGAGGTGCGGGTGGACTTCGAGCGGGTGACGCAGGCCCAGACCGGCATCCGCACGAAGGAGTTCCAGGCCCGGCAGGAGGCCGAGCAGCGGCGGCGGCAGGCCGACGCGCTGAAGTACAAGTTCGAGCAGGAAGCGCTCGTGTTCCGCGACGGGCAGGTGCGGCAGGCCCGCGCCGACGCCGACGACTTCCTGGCGCAGCTGGCCGCGTACCGCACGCTGAAGGCCCGCGACCCGGACGCGCTATCCGTGATCTGGTGGGCGGAGATGACGAAGGCGCTGGCCGGCGTCCGCGCCCGCGGCGGCCGCGTCGAGCCGCTCGACGCTTATCTGGGGAAGGACGGCCTCGACCTGACCCAGTTCCTCACCCCGCGGAAGCGGTGA
- a CDS encoding FG-GAP repeat domain-containing protein: MRHLTLAALALLAAAPAAGAQPLDRLKYNHPGLVTDLGVGLWAWPLPMDFDGDGDLDLVVNCPDKPSNGVYVFENPGGTFPVFKPGKRISKGLQNVLVSHVGGVARVLSPGVEYPDFKKTGLDKGVKLPAAANPHPNKVRGNFWRYADHDGDGALDLVIGSDDWTDYGWDNGYDATGKWTRGPLRGFVYVRRNTGTTAAPVYAEPAKLMAGDRPVETFGWPCPNLADFDGDGDLDLLCGEFLDGFTYFENVGTRREPRYAPGRRLTTHAGAPLTMDLQMITPTALDWDGDGDADLIVGDEDGRVAWIENTGRVRDGLPVFLPPRYFRQEADEVKVGALAAPAAVDWDGDGDTDLIVGNTAGYLEFLENLSGPGVERPRWAVPRRLDAAGQVVRIQAGPNGSIQGPCEAKWGYTTLTAADWDADGLPDLVVNSIWGRVVWYRNVGTRRAPKLAAAEPIEVAWRAPQPTLAWGWLRPRGDELLTQWRTTPVAVDWNRDGLVDLVMLDHEGYLAFFERARRDGRLVLLPPVRALCDAAGEPLRLTTGTAGRSGRRKLCVVDWDGDGKLDVLANGANARLYRQVRAEPGRWLFEDKGDVAERNIEGHDTHPAAVDFDGNGVPDLVIGAEDGRLYYLRNPRTPAVP; this comes from the coding sequence ATGCGCCACCTCACCCTCGCCGCGCTCGCGCTCCTGGCCGCCGCCCCCGCCGCCGGCGCCCAGCCGCTCGACCGCCTGAAGTACAACCACCCCGGCCTCGTCACCGACCTCGGCGTCGGCCTCTGGGCGTGGCCGCTGCCGATGGACTTCGACGGCGACGGCGACCTCGACCTGGTCGTGAACTGCCCCGACAAGCCGTCGAACGGCGTGTACGTGTTCGAGAACCCGGGCGGCACCTTCCCCGTGTTCAAGCCCGGCAAGCGCATCAGCAAGGGCTTGCAGAACGTGCTCGTCAGCCACGTCGGCGGCGTGGCACGGGTGCTGTCGCCGGGCGTCGAGTACCCCGACTTCAAGAAGACCGGCCTCGACAAGGGCGTGAAGCTGCCGGCGGCCGCGAACCCGCACCCGAACAAGGTCCGCGGCAACTTCTGGCGCTACGCCGACCACGACGGCGACGGCGCCCTCGACCTCGTCATCGGCTCCGACGACTGGACCGACTACGGCTGGGACAACGGCTACGACGCCACCGGGAAGTGGACGCGCGGCCCGCTCCGCGGCTTCGTCTACGTCCGCCGCAACACCGGCACCACCGCCGCGCCGGTCTACGCCGAGCCCGCCAAACTCATGGCCGGCGACCGGCCCGTCGAGACGTTCGGCTGGCCGTGCCCCAACCTCGCCGACTTCGACGGCGACGGCGACCTGGACTTGCTGTGCGGCGAGTTCCTCGACGGGTTCACGTACTTCGAGAACGTCGGCACCCGCCGCGAGCCGCGCTACGCCCCCGGCCGGCGCCTCACGACGCACGCCGGCGCGCCGCTGACGATGGACCTGCAAATGATCACGCCGACCGCCCTCGACTGGGACGGCGACGGCGACGCGGACCTGATCGTCGGCGACGAGGACGGCCGCGTCGCCTGGATCGAGAACACCGGCCGCGTCCGGGACGGCCTGCCGGTGTTCCTGCCGCCGCGCTACTTCCGCCAGGAGGCCGACGAGGTGAAGGTCGGCGCCCTCGCCGCGCCGGCCGCGGTCGACTGGGACGGCGACGGCGACACCGACCTGATCGTCGGCAACACCGCGGGCTACCTCGAATTCCTGGAGAACCTGAGCGGCCCCGGGGTGGAGCGGCCGCGCTGGGCGGTGCCGCGCCGGCTCGACGCCGCGGGCCAGGTGGTGCGCATCCAGGCCGGCCCGAACGGCTCCATCCAGGGGCCGTGCGAGGCGAAGTGGGGCTACACCACGCTCACCGCCGCCGACTGGGACGCCGACGGCCTGCCCGACCTGGTCGTGAATTCGATCTGGGGTCGCGTCGTGTGGTATCGCAACGTCGGCACCCGCCGCGCGCCGAAGCTCGCGGCCGCGGAGCCGATCGAGGTGGCGTGGCGGGCGCCGCAGCCGACGCTGGCGTGGGGCTGGCTCCGCCCGCGCGGCGACGAACTGCTGACGCAGTGGCGCACCACGCCCGTGGCCGTGGACTGGAACCGCGACGGGCTCGTCGATCTGGTGATGCTCGACCACGAGGGCTATCTGGCGTTCTTCGAGCGGGCGCGCCGCGACGGCCGGCTCGTGCTGCTGCCGCCGGTGCGGGCGCTGTGCGACGCCGCCGGCGAACCGCTGCGGCTGACGACCGGCACCGCGGGCCGGAGCGGCCGGCGCAAGCTGTGCGTCGTCGATTGGGACGGCGACGGCAAGCTCGACGTGCTGGCGAACGGCGCGAACGCGCGGCTGTACCGGCAGGTGCGGGCCGAGCCGGGGCGCTGGTTGTTCGAGGACAAGGGCGACGTGGCGGAGCGGAACATCGAGGGGCACGACACGCACCCCGCGGCGGTGGACTTCGACGGTAACGGCGTTCCGGACCTGGTGATCGGCGCCGAGGACGGCCGCCTGTACTACCTCCGCAACCCGCGGACGCCGGCGGTGCCGTAG
- a CDS encoding S1C family serine protease → MFRLFRPAAAAVALLTLSGAALARQDDAKKADDPPPRFDPKEVRVGPPPELAALREAVESAAKKGENVDDVRAKLEALEKALAGKAWVRPREGDAPVPPRAEPRADPRPDVPRVAPPVRRDGEARPVPVVPRPDFPRRGVGDPDLDAVLRGQALLLKAAQLMAEDPNNPERAEALRRQATELMRQALNDGRGGPQIPPQLFELAFPPVPGARGGNGRLGVRVERLAPGVAEDLNVPAGRGVMAAEVLPNTPAAKAGVKANDVIVEFAGQPVTDDPSAFVAQVQRAKAGAPHELAVMRDGKRVAVRGVVLPAADGGLMADRDKLFRELAPIVGPDGRPLVDAARERARDGVRSSGVTVEVRDGEATVTGEENGVRFNIVGTVGAAGLSPTKIEVTENGRTVSAETVDGLPEQYRERARQLLGRVRAGGR, encoded by the coding sequence ATGTTCCGCCTGTTCCGCCCCGCGGCCGCCGCAGTCGCGCTGCTGACGCTGAGCGGCGCCGCGCTCGCCCGCCAGGACGACGCCAAGAAGGCCGACGACCCGCCGCCGCGGTTCGACCCCAAGGAGGTCCGCGTCGGCCCGCCGCCGGAACTGGCGGCGCTCCGCGAGGCGGTCGAGTCCGCGGCCAAGAAGGGCGAGAACGTGGACGACGTGCGGGCCAAGCTGGAGGCGCTGGAAAAGGCGCTCGCCGGCAAGGCGTGGGTCCGCCCGCGCGAGGGCGACGCCCCCGTTCCCCCGCGCGCCGAGCCGCGGGCGGACCCGCGGCCGGACGTGCCGCGCGTGGCGCCGCCGGTCCGCCGCGACGGCGAGGCGCGGCCGGTGCCCGTGGTGCCGCGGCCCGACTTCCCGCGCCGCGGCGTCGGCGACCCCGACCTGGACGCCGTCCTGCGCGGGCAGGCGCTGCTGCTCAAGGCGGCGCAGCTGATGGCCGAAGACCCGAACAACCCCGAGCGGGCCGAGGCGCTGCGGCGGCAGGCGACCGAGCTGATGCGGCAGGCGCTGAACGACGGCCGCGGCGGGCCGCAGATTCCGCCGCAACTGTTCGAGCTGGCCTTCCCGCCGGTGCCCGGCGCCCGCGGCGGCAACGGCCGGCTCGGCGTCCGCGTCGAGCGGCTGGCCCCCGGCGTGGCCGAGGACCTGAACGTCCCGGCCGGCCGCGGCGTGATGGCCGCCGAGGTGCTGCCGAACACCCCCGCCGCGAAGGCCGGCGTGAAGGCCAACGACGTGATCGTCGAGTTCGCCGGCCAGCCGGTGACCGACGACCCGAGCGCGTTCGTGGCGCAGGTGCAGCGGGCGAAGGCCGGCGCGCCGCACGAGCTGGCGGTGATGCGCGACGGCAAGCGCGTGGCGGTCCGCGGCGTGGTGCTGCCGGCGGCCGACGGCGGTCTGATGGCCGACCGCGACAAGCTGTTCCGCGAGCTGGCCCCGATCGTCGGCCCCGACGGCCGGCCGCTGGTGGACGCCGCCCGCGAGCGGGCGCGGGACGGGGTCCGGTCCAGCGGCGTGACGGTCGAGGTGCGCGACGGCGAGGCGACGGTGACCGGCGAGGAGAACGGCGTGCGGTTCAACATCGTGGGCACGGTGGGCGCCGCGGGCCTGTCGCCGACGAAGATCGAGGTGACGGAGAACGGCCGGACGGTGTCGGCGGAGACGGTGGACGGCCTGCCCGAGCAGTACCGCGAGCGGGCGCGCCAGCTGCTGGGCCGCGTCCGCGCCGGCGGGCGGTGA
- a CDS encoding aminotransferase-like domain-containing protein, giving the protein MPPLPLSDRSGRTTDSPITFFIQKALETPGLISLAAGLVDEGSLPTADVAAAVAAIMADPAAGRAALQYGSTQGLPSLREKVLRHVCAADGVTPGDIGLSPDDVVLTTGSQQLLYLLGEALFDPGDIVLAEAPSYFVYHGVLQSHGVRVVPVPMDDGGLDVAALDAKLADLKRRGELGRVKLVYTVDYFQNPTGLTLAADRRPKLVEVVKKYSTEHRILILEDAAYRELRYTGPDLPSVKRFDPTNEFVAYASTFSKPLSPGLKLGYALLPSDLVAPVLHLKGNHDFGSANLAQHVVDRLLASGAFDRHVEELRRVYRAKRDAMLAALDAEFGDVPGASWTVPGGGLYVWLTLPPGVDAGPAGPLVPAALEAGVLYVPGEFGHVPGEGGELPRNECRLSFGVADAAGVREGVRRLRAAYRTLERAGARGLAAV; this is encoded by the coding sequence ATGCCGCCGCTGCCGCTGTCCGACCGCTCCGGCCGGACCACCGACTCGCCGATCACCTTCTTCATCCAGAAGGCGCTCGAGACGCCCGGCCTCATCTCGCTGGCCGCCGGGCTCGTGGACGAGGGGTCGCTGCCGACCGCCGACGTGGCCGCCGCCGTCGCCGCCATCATGGCCGACCCCGCCGCCGGCCGCGCCGCGCTGCAGTACGGCTCCACCCAGGGGCTGCCGTCGCTGCGCGAGAAGGTGCTGCGCCACGTCTGCGCCGCCGACGGCGTCACGCCCGGTGACATCGGCCTGTCACCCGACGACGTGGTGCTCACTACCGGCTCGCAGCAGTTGCTGTACCTCCTCGGCGAGGCGCTGTTCGACCCGGGCGACATCGTGCTGGCCGAGGCGCCGTCGTACTTCGTCTACCACGGCGTGTTGCAGAGCCACGGCGTGCGCGTCGTGCCGGTCCCGATGGACGACGGCGGCCTGGACGTGGCCGCGCTCGACGCCAAACTCGCCGACCTGAAGCGCCGCGGCGAGCTGGGCCGCGTCAAGCTCGTGTACACGGTCGATTACTTCCAGAACCCCACCGGCCTGACGCTCGCCGCCGACCGCCGGCCGAAACTCGTCGAGGTGGTGAAGAAGTACAGCACGGAGCACCGCATCCTGATCCTGGAGGACGCGGCGTACCGCGAGCTGCGGTACACCGGCCCCGACCTGCCGAGCGTGAAGCGGTTCGACCCCACGAACGAGTTCGTGGCCTACGCCAGCACGTTCTCGAAGCCGCTGTCGCCGGGCCTGAAGCTCGGCTACGCGCTGCTGCCGTCGGACCTGGTGGCGCCGGTCCTGCACCTGAAGGGGAACCACGACTTCGGCTCGGCCAACCTGGCGCAGCACGTCGTGGACCGACTGTTGGCGTCGGGCGCGTTCGACCGGCACGTCGAGGAGCTGCGGCGGGTGTACCGGGCGAAGCGGGACGCGATGCTGGCGGCGCTGGACGCGGAGTTCGGCGACGTGCCGGGGGCGTCGTGGACGGTGCCGGGCGGCGGCCTGTACGTGTGGCTGACGCTGCCGCCGGGCGTGGACGCGGGGCCGGCCGGGCCGTTGGTGCCGGCGGCGCTGGAGGCGGGCGTGCTGTACGTGCCGGGCGAGTTCGGCCACGTCCCGGGCGAGGGCGGGGAGCTGCCGCGGAACGAGTGCCGGCTGAGCTTCGGCGTGGCGGACGCGGCCGGCGTGCGCGAAGGCGTGCGGCGGCTGCGGGCGGCGTACCGCACGCTGGAACGCGCCGGCGCCCGCGGCCTGGCGGCGGTTTGA
- a CDS encoding VOC family protein: MARVTGIGGVFFKSTGDHKALAAWYQTYLGLTLEPWGGAVLRWPDDTADDKGVTVWHVAKPDTQWFAPSTAPFMINYRVDDLDGILAQLRAGGVDVLKGPDADFNGRFAWVLDPDGNKVELWEPKAPPAPTSSPT, from the coding sequence ATGGCGCGGGTCACCGGCATCGGCGGCGTGTTCTTCAAGAGCACCGGCGACCACAAGGCCCTCGCCGCGTGGTACCAGACGTACCTCGGCCTCACGCTCGAACCCTGGGGCGGCGCCGTCCTCCGCTGGCCCGACGACACCGCCGACGACAAGGGCGTCACCGTCTGGCACGTCGCCAAGCCCGACACCCAGTGGTTCGCCCCCAGCACCGCCCCGTTCATGATCAACTACCGCGTCGACGACCTCGACGGCATCCTGGCCCAGCTCCGGGCCGGCGGCGTCGACGTGCTCAAGGGGCCGGACGCCGACTTCAACGGCCGCTTCGCCTGGGTACTCGATCCCGACGGCAACAAGGTCGAACTGTGGGAGCCGAAGGCGCCGCCGGCTCCGACTTCTTCCCCGACCTGA
- a CDS encoding EAL domain-containing protein → MTAVRDALPPAAARPGHGIEFTMAFQPIADLEARTVFAYEALVRGPGGEGAAAVFDLVTESARYHFDQRCRTKALALATRLGPPAGLCINFLPNALYHTETCLRATLQAARHYAVPPDRIIFELTEGEEVADLPVVAEAVRECQRQGLRIAIDDFGAGHSGLNLLADLQPDLIKLDMGLCRGIDASRPRRAIVHGVLAACADLGIGVIAEGVETEGELTALRDLGVRYVQGFLLARPAVESLPEVRWPAHH, encoded by the coding sequence ATGACCGCGGTCCGAGACGCCCTCCCCCCGGCCGCGGCGCGGCCCGGCCACGGCATCGAATTTACCATGGCCTTCCAGCCGATCGCCGACCTGGAAGCCCGCACCGTGTTCGCCTACGAGGCGCTCGTCCGCGGCCCCGGCGGCGAGGGCGCCGCGGCGGTGTTCGACCTGGTCACCGAGTCCGCCCGCTACCACTTCGACCAGCGCTGCCGCACCAAGGCGCTGGCCCTGGCCACCCGCCTGGGGCCGCCCGCCGGGCTGTGCATCAACTTCCTGCCGAACGCCCTGTACCACACCGAGACGTGCCTGCGGGCGACCCTGCAGGCGGCCCGGCACTACGCCGTACCGCCCGACCGCATCATCTTCGAGCTGACCGAGGGCGAGGAGGTGGCCGACCTGCCGGTCGTGGCCGAGGCGGTCCGCGAGTGCCAGCGGCAGGGGCTGCGGATCGCCATCGACGACTTCGGCGCCGGACACTCGGGCCTGAACCTGCTGGCCGACCTCCAGCCGGACCTGATCAAGCTGGACATGGGGCTGTGCCGCGGCATCGACGCCAGCCGGCCGCGGCGGGCCATCGTCCACGGGGTGCTCGCGGCGTGCGCCGACCTGGGCATCGGCGTCATCGCGGAGGGGGTCGAGACGGAAGGCGAGCTGACGGCGCTGCGCGACCTCGGCGTTCGATACGTGCAGGGATTCCTGCTGGCGCGGCCGGCCGTGGAGTCGCTCCCGGAGGTGCGGTGGCCGGCGCACCACTAA
- a CDS encoding VOC family protein, with translation MPGLTVTHLDHVSVLVTDVARSRAFYAGLLGLTEIPKPRTFDFVALWFDLGGGHTLHLLKKDAPDTESPRHFCLRVTDAAAARAHLAGLGVPTRETTPIPGADRFFVSDPDGNRIEVLQWLTPYDPATAGAARLDEG, from the coding sequence ATGCCGGGCCTGACCGTGACCCACCTCGACCACGTCTCGGTGCTCGTCACCGACGTGGCGCGGAGCCGGGCGTTCTACGCCGGCCTGCTGGGGCTGACGGAAATCCCGAAGCCGCGCACGTTCGACTTCGTGGCCCTGTGGTTCGACCTCGGCGGCGGCCACACGCTCCACCTGCTGAAGAAGGACGCCCCGGACACGGAGAGTCCGCGGCACTTCTGCCTGCGCGTGACCGACGCCGCGGCGGCGCGGGCGCACCTGGCCGGCCTCGGCGTGCCGACGCGCGAGACGACGCCGATCCCGGGGGCCGATCGGTTCTTCGTGTCGGACCCGGACGGGAACCGGATCGAGGTGTTACAGTGGCTCACGCCCTACGACCCGGCGACGGCCGGCGCCGCGCGGCTGGACGAGGGGTGA